The genomic interval GCGGCAGCACGACTTTGCCGTCCAGGGCGCGTTCCGGGAGCAGATCGAGCAGGGTTTTCAGCGCCCCGGAAAAAGAGGCTTTATAAATGGGCGTTGCCACAATTAAGCCGTCAGCGCCGTTAAGCTGCTCGATGAGCGTTTTAAGCGCAGGGCTGTCGAAACGGGCATAGAGCAGATCTTCAGGTTCGAAGTTATGCAGGTTCCAGTGGCACACTTCCACATCCAGGGCATTGAGTTTTTCGCGGGCATATTCCAGCAGGGCGCTGGAGCGCGAAGGGAATCGTGGACTTCCGGCCAGGGTAATGACGCGCATACTTCCTCCTTATAACCAATTGTTTGCTTTTATCTAACATTCATAACAATTTTCAGGAGTGTGACACCGCGCGGTTATTCCGCTAAATGATTTATCTGCAATTAAAATGCGAAAAAGTGCATAACAAATAGACAGGGAGGTAAACGATTGCGTTTTACGCTGATTTTTTGCCGCAGGTCAATTCCCTTTCGCGCGTGGATCGCCCATAATCCCCTCCCGGTTTGCACACCGGGAATCCAGGAGAGTTCATGTACTACCCCTTCGTTCGTAAAGCCCTTTTCCAGCTCGACCCTGAGCGCGCTCATGAATTTACATTCCAGCAATTGCGTCGTATTACCGGAACGCCTCTGGCCGCTCTGGTGCGTCAGAATGTGCCGGAAAAACCCGTGCAGTGCATGGGTCTGACCTTTAAAAATCCGCTGGGTCTGGCGGCTGGTCTGGACAAAAATGGCGAGTGCATTGATGCCCTGGGCGCGATGGGCTTTGGCTCTATTGAAATCGGTACCGTCACGCCACGCCCGCAGCCGGGGAATGACAAGCCGCGCCTGTTTCGCCTGGTTGAAGCCGAAGGGCTGATCAACCGCATGGGCTTTAATAATCTAGGTGTTGATCACCTTGTTGAGAACGTAAAAAAAGCTCATTTTGACGGGATATTAGGCATCAATATCGGCAAAAATAAAGACACGCCAGTCGAACAGGGTAAAGATGACTATCTGATTTGTATGGAAAAAGTCTACGCCTATGCCGGTTATATTGCGGTGAATATTTCATCACCCAATACCCCGGGGCTGCGCTCTTTACAATATGGCGAAG from Enterobacter sp. JBIWA008 carries:
- the ssuE gene encoding NADPH-dependent FMN reductase, giving the protein MRVITLAGSPRFPSRSSALLEYAREKLNALDVEVCHWNLHNFEPEDLLYARFDSPALKTLIEQLNGADGLIVATPIYKASFSGALKTLLDLLPERALDGKVVLPLATGGTVAHLLAVDYALKPVLNALKAQEILHGVFADDSQVIDYQHKPHFTPNLQTRLDTALETFWHALHRRDIQAPAFAQLQGVAHV
- the pyrD gene encoding quinone-dependent dihydroorotate dehydrogenase, whose amino-acid sequence is MYYPFVRKALFQLDPERAHEFTFQQLRRITGTPLAALVRQNVPEKPVQCMGLTFKNPLGLAAGLDKNGECIDALGAMGFGSIEIGTVTPRPQPGNDKPRLFRLVEAEGLINRMGFNNLGVDHLVENVKKAHFDGILGINIGKNKDTPVEQGKDDYLICMEKVYAYAGYIAVNISSPNTPGLRSLQYGEALDDLLSAIKNKQNELQTIHHKYVPVAVKIAPDLSPEELIQVADSLVRHNIDGVIATNTTLDRSLVQGMKNCDEAGGLSGRPVQLKSTEIIRALSAELKGRLPIIGVGGIDSVIAAREKMAEGASLVQIYSGFIFKGPPLIKEIVTHI